The Megalobrama amblycephala isolate DHTTF-2021 linkage group LG13, ASM1881202v1, whole genome shotgun sequence genome contains a region encoding:
- the pmvk gene encoding phosphomevalonate kinase produces MSVRTSTTGDEEHTTVVMTPAQPRIVLLFSGKRKSGKDYVTDLLQHRLTAEVCCILRLSAPLKLQYAQDQNLDYEELLGCGQYKEEYRADMIRWGEMKRRQDSGFFCRLAIRHAARPVWIISDCRRRSDLQWFRQEFPDLCVCVRVEASEQTRSQRGWRFTAGVDDAESECGLDEGVKFDWIIRNDGDDDVLEKQLEELLSLVTSRLDSHTLNNVKTQQ; encoded by the exons ATGAGTGTGAGGACGAGCACTACAGGCGATGAAGAGCATACTACAGTAGTGATGACTCCTGCACAGCCGAGGATTGTCCTGTTGTTCAGCGGGAAGCGGAAGTCGGGGAAGGATTATGTGACAGATTTGCTTCAGCACAG GCTGACCGCAGAGGTGTGCTGCATACTCAGACTGTCTGCGCCCCTCAAACTGCAGTATGCACAG GATCAAAATCTGGACTATGAGGAGCTGTTGGGCTGCGGTCAGTATAAGGAGGAATATCGAGCCGACATGATCCGCTGGGGTGAGATGAAGAGACGGCAGGACTCGGGCTTCTTCTGCAGACTGGCCATCCGACACGCTGCGCGGCCCGTCTGG ATAATCAGTGACTGCCGGAGGAGATCGGACCTGCAGTGGTTCCGTCAGGAGTTTCCcgatctctgtgtgtgtgttcgggTGGAGGCGTCGGAGCAGACCAGATCTCAGAGGGGCTGGAGATTCACCGCAG GTGTGGACGACGCCGAGTCCGAGTGCGGATTGGACGAGGGTGTGAAGTTTGACTGGATCATCAGGAACGACGGAGACGATGATGTTCTGGAGAAACAGCTGGAGGAGCTGCTGTCGCTGGTCACGTCACGACTGGACTCGCACACACTCAATAACGTGAAAACACAGCAATGA
- the eaf1 gene encoding ELL-associated factor 1: MNGSSNPPLDKEEHVLKLGDSFEKRPRSSFHTVRYDFKPASIDTSCEGELQVGKGEEVTITLPHIPGSTPPMTVFKGNKRPYQKDCVLIINHDTGEFMLEKLSSSIQVKKTRAEGSSKIQARLEQQSVRANPLTSQFRTPVKPGGGAKSSPGKDNPSPEPQLDDIKRELRAEVDVIEQMSSSGSSSSSDSASGSGSGAEDDSSGSDAEQDTRLSPSANNMANGISQSQGSNQLMNTLRNDLQLSESGSDSD; the protein is encoded by the exons ATGAACGGCAGCTCCAACCCGCCTCTGGATAAAGAAGAGCACGTTCTGAAGCTCGGAGACAGCTTCGAGAAGAGACCCCGATCATCCTTCCACACCGTCAGAT ATGATTTTAAGCCGGCGTCCATCGACACGTCCTGTGAAGGAGAGCTGCAGGTGGGGAAGGGCGAGGAGGTGACCATCACGCTTCCTCACATCCCG GGCTCCACGCCTCCCATGACCGTCTTCAAGGGCAACAAGAGGCCGTATCAGAAGGACTGCGTCCTCATCATCAACCACGACACGGGCGAGTTCATGCTGGAGAAGCTCAGCAGCAGCATACAGGTCAAGAAGACCAG AGCCGAGGGCAGCAGTAAGATCCAGGCCCGTCTGGAGCAGCAGTCGGTGAGAGCCAACCCGCTGACGTCACAGTTCCGCACGCCCGTCAAGCCAGGAGGGGGCGCTAAGAGCTCGCCCGGCAAAGACAACCCGTCACCAGAGCCGCAGCTGGACGACATCAAACGAG agCTGCGGGCCGAGGTGGACGTGATCGAGCAGATGAGCAGCAGCGGCAGCAGCTCGTCCTCAGACTCGGCCAGCGGCTCCGGCAGCGGCGCTGAAGACGACAGCTCCGGCAGTGACGCGGAGCAGGACACGCGTCTCTCCCCCAGCGCCAACAACATGGCCAACggaatcagccaatcacagggCAGCAACCAGCTGATGAACACTCTCA GAAATGACCTTCAGCTGAGTGAATCTGGCAGCGACAGCGACTGA